A single window of Achromobacter xylosoxidans DNA harbors:
- a CDS encoding AMP-dependent synthetase/ligase codes for MAHSSPASAQMPAALDTFPALLFAHADVRGSRPAIREKDLGIWQTLTWSQVAEHVRQVAHGLASLGIQPGMHVAVIGENRPRLYMAMMAAQSLGAIPVPLYQDAVAQEMVYVLQDAEISVAVVEDQEQVDKMLEVREQCPALEHVVYDDPRGLRHYTDAMLLSYDRLEEIGRDYAAQHPDFFARAVAAVQPQDAAAMFYTSGTTGKPKGVVLTHHALIDRARAVSEMENLTDREDVLAYLPPAWIGQNMFSYTQLLVTGFTVNHPESPDTVSIDMRDIGPTYYFAPPRVLEGLLTHVMIRMEDAGYLKRKLFHACMKLARRVGTRILDGESVNAWDRLRYALGNVLIYGPLRNALGMSRVRVAYTAGEAIGPDLFVFYRSIGINLKQLYGSTETSVFVCVQPDGQVRDDTVGPPVAGVEIRVADNGEILVKSPGLFKEYYRNPDATQEARSADGWFHTGDAGYLDTDGQLKIIDRAKDVGKLADGSLFAPKYLENKLKFFPHIKEAVAFGAGRQDVCAFINIDLEAVGNWAERRGLPYAGYTDLAGKDEVYQLIADCVEQVNADLATDPKLSASQISRFLILHKELDPDDDELTRTRKVRRAFIAQKYGVLIDALFEGKQSQYIETEVKFEDGRSGKIAADLKIRPVKTFPAITARAA; via the coding sequence GTGGCACATTCATCGCCCGCATCCGCACAGATGCCGGCGGCGCTGGACACCTTTCCAGCGCTGCTGTTCGCGCATGCCGACGTACGCGGGTCGCGGCCCGCCATACGTGAGAAAGACCTGGGTATCTGGCAAACCCTTACCTGGTCGCAAGTGGCGGAGCACGTGCGCCAGGTCGCCCACGGACTCGCGTCGCTGGGCATCCAGCCCGGCATGCACGTGGCCGTGATCGGCGAGAACCGCCCGCGCCTGTACATGGCCATGATGGCCGCGCAATCGCTCGGCGCCATCCCCGTGCCGCTCTACCAGGATGCCGTGGCCCAGGAAATGGTCTACGTGCTGCAGGACGCCGAGATCAGCGTCGCGGTGGTCGAGGACCAGGAACAGGTCGACAAGATGCTGGAAGTGCGCGAGCAATGCCCCGCGCTCGAGCACGTGGTCTATGACGATCCGCGCGGCCTGCGCCACTACACCGATGCGATGCTGCTGTCCTATGACCGGCTCGAGGAGATCGGCCGCGACTACGCCGCGCAGCATCCCGACTTCTTCGCCCGCGCGGTGGCCGCGGTGCAGCCGCAAGACGCGGCGGCGATGTTCTATACCTCCGGCACCACCGGCAAGCCCAAGGGGGTGGTGCTGACGCACCATGCGCTGATCGACCGCGCCCGCGCCGTGTCCGAAATGGAAAACCTGACCGACCGCGAGGACGTGCTGGCCTACCTGCCGCCGGCCTGGATCGGGCAGAACATGTTCTCGTACACGCAGTTGCTGGTCACGGGCTTCACGGTGAATCATCCGGAGTCGCCCGACACGGTCTCGATCGACATGCGCGACATCGGGCCCACCTACTACTTCGCGCCGCCGCGCGTGCTGGAAGGCCTGCTGACCCATGTGATGATCCGCATGGAGGACGCCGGCTACCTCAAGCGCAAGCTGTTCCATGCCTGCATGAAACTGGCGCGCCGCGTCGGCACCCGCATCCTGGACGGCGAATCCGTCAACGCCTGGGACCGCCTGCGCTACGCGCTGGGCAACGTGCTGATCTACGGCCCGCTGCGCAATGCGCTGGGCATGAGCCGCGTGCGCGTGGCCTACACCGCCGGCGAGGCGATTGGCCCCGACCTGTTCGTGTTCTACCGCTCCATCGGCATCAACCTCAAGCAGCTGTACGGCTCCACCGAAACGTCGGTGTTCGTCTGCGTGCAGCCGGACGGCCAGGTGCGCGACGACACCGTCGGCCCGCCGGTGGCCGGCGTGGAGATCCGCGTGGCCGACAACGGCGAGATCCTGGTCAAGAGCCCCGGCCTGTTCAAGGAGTACTACCGCAACCCGGACGCCACGCAGGAAGCGCGCAGCGCCGACGGCTGGTTCCACACGGGCGACGCGGGCTACCTGGACACCGACGGCCAGCTCAAGATCATCGACCGCGCCAAGGACGTCGGCAAGCTGGCCGACGGCAGCCTGTTCGCGCCCAAGTACCTGGAGAACAAGCTCAAGTTCTTCCCGCACATCAAGGAGGCGGTGGCGTTCGGCGCCGGCCGCCAGGACGTGTGCGCCTTCATCAACATCGACCTGGAAGCCGTGGGCAACTGGGCCGAGCGCCGCGGCCTGCCCTACGCCGGCTATACCGACCTGGCGGGCAAGGACGAGGTCTACCAGCTCATCGCCGATTGCGTCGAACAGGTCAATGCCGACCTGGCCACCGATCCGAAGCTGTCGGCCTCGCAGATCAGCCGCTTCCTGATCCTGCACAAGGAACTGGATCCGGATGACGACGAACTGACGCGCACCCGCAAGGTGCGGCGCGCCTTCATCGCGCAGAAGTATGGCGTGCTGATCGACGCCCTGTTCGAAGGCAAGCAGTCCCAGTACATCGAAACCGAAGTGAAGTTCGAGGACGGCCGCAGCGGCAAGATCGCCGCCGACCTGAAGATCCGCCCGGTCAAGACGTTCCCCGCCATCACCGCCCGAGCCGCGTAG
- a CDS encoding ABC transporter ATP-binding protein yields MSNNDRDQRIGDVMLDMQNISLSFGGVKALTDISFNVREHEIRAIIGPNGAGKSSMLNVINGVYTPQQGGIEFRGERFSRMNPRRAAEMGIARTFQNLALFKGMSVLDNIMTGRNLRMKCGLLAQAFRLGAAEREEIEHRQFVENIIDFLEIQAYRKTPVGRLPYGLQKRVDLGRALAMEPRLLLLDEPMAGMNIEEKQDMSRFILDVNDEFGTTIVLIEHDMGVVMDISDRVVVLDYGKKIGDGKPDEVRANEDVIRAYLGVGGEAAVTKDAEAQATAPAPNPPPEGEGENSLAART; encoded by the coding sequence ATGAGCAACAACGACCGCGACCAGCGCATCGGCGACGTGATGCTGGACATGCAGAACATCTCGCTGTCCTTCGGCGGCGTCAAGGCGCTGACGGACATTTCCTTCAACGTGCGCGAGCACGAGATCCGCGCCATCATCGGCCCCAACGGCGCGGGCAAGAGTTCGATGCTGAACGTCATCAACGGCGTCTACACGCCGCAGCAGGGCGGCATCGAGTTTCGCGGCGAGCGCTTCTCGCGCATGAATCCGCGCCGCGCCGCCGAAATGGGCATCGCCCGCACTTTCCAGAACCTGGCCCTGTTCAAGGGCATGAGCGTGCTGGACAACATCATGACCGGCCGCAACCTGCGCATGAAGTGCGGGCTGCTGGCGCAGGCCTTCCGCCTGGGCGCCGCCGAACGCGAAGAGATCGAGCACCGCCAGTTCGTCGAGAACATCATCGACTTCCTCGAAATCCAGGCCTACCGCAAGACCCCGGTGGGACGCCTGCCCTACGGCCTGCAAAAGCGCGTCGACCTGGGCCGCGCGCTGGCCATGGAGCCGCGCCTGCTGCTGCTGGACGAGCCGATGGCCGGCATGAACATCGAGGAGAAGCAGGACATGAGCCGCTTCATCCTCGACGTGAACGACGAATTCGGCACCACCATCGTGCTGATCGAGCACGACATGGGCGTGGTCATGGACATCTCCGACCGCGTGGTGGTGCTGGACTACGGCAAGAAGATCGGCGACGGCAAGCCCGATGAGGTGCGCGCCAACGAAGACGTCATCCGAGCGTACCTTGGCGTCGGCGGCGAAGCCGCCGTCACCAAGGACGCCGAAGCGCAGGCAACAGCCCCCGCCCCTAACCCTCCCCCCGAGGGGGAGGGAGAAAACTCACTGGCTGCACGGACTTAA
- a CDS encoding branched-chain amino acid ABC transporter permease, whose product MGFFLETLFGGLMSGMLYALIGLGFVLIFKASGVFNFAQGAMVLVAALSMARFSEWLPRWFGFENMILANVLAFIVSAIVMFLLAVAIERFVLRHLVNQEATTLLMATLGISYFLDGLGQIAFGSSVYSINVGMPKDPLMILDSVFEGGLLINLEDLTAAVIAALLVAALALFFQFTSTGRALRAVADDHQAAQSIGIPLNRIWVIVWSVAGLVALVAGIIWGSKFGVQFTLSTAALRALPVVILGGLTSVPGAILGGLIIGVGEKLSEVYLGSLVGGGIEIWFAYVLALVFLLFRPQGLFGEKIIDRV is encoded by the coding sequence ATGGGATTTTTTCTGGAAACCTTGTTCGGCGGCCTGATGAGCGGCATGCTGTACGCCCTGATCGGCCTGGGCTTCGTGCTGATCTTCAAGGCGTCGGGCGTGTTCAACTTCGCCCAGGGCGCCATGGTGCTGGTGGCGGCGTTGTCGATGGCGCGCTTCTCGGAGTGGCTACCGCGCTGGTTCGGCTTCGAAAACATGATCCTGGCCAACGTGCTGGCGTTCATCGTCAGCGCCATCGTGATGTTCCTGCTGGCGGTGGCGATCGAGCGTTTCGTGCTGCGCCACCTGGTCAACCAGGAAGCCACCACGCTGCTCATGGCCACGCTGGGCATCAGTTATTTCCTTGACGGCCTGGGCCAGATCGCGTTCGGCAGCTCGGTCTATTCCATCAACGTCGGCATGCCGAAAGACCCGTTGATGATCCTGGACTCGGTGTTCGAAGGCGGCCTGCTCATCAACCTCGAAGACCTGACCGCCGCCGTCATCGCCGCACTGCTGGTGGCGGCGCTGGCGCTGTTCTTCCAGTTCACCTCCACCGGCCGCGCCCTGCGCGCGGTGGCGGACGACCACCAGGCGGCGCAGTCCATCGGCATTCCGCTGAACCGCATCTGGGTCATCGTCTGGAGCGTCGCCGGCCTGGTGGCGCTGGTGGCCGGCATCATCTGGGGCTCCAAGTTCGGCGTGCAGTTCACGCTCTCGACCGCGGCGCTGCGGGCGCTGCCGGTGGTGATCCTGGGCGGCCTGACCTCGGTGCCGGGCGCCATTCTCGGCGGCCTGATCATCGGCGTGGGCGAAAAGCTGTCCGAGGTCTACCTGGGGTCGCTGGTGGGCGGCGGCATCGAAATCTGGTTCGCCTATGTGCTGGCGCTGGTGTTCCTGCTGTTCCGTCCGCAAGGGCTGTTCGGCGAGAAGATCATCGACCGCGTCTGA
- a CDS encoding branched-chain amino acid ABC transporter permease — protein MFYRENGQFKTSYRADQQIFPIRQDRVFIWLLLAVAFIAIPALSSDYLLRAILIPFLILSLAAVGLNILVGYCGQISLGTGAFMAVGAYAAWNFGVRFPGMPLIVQILLGGCFATIVGVIFGIPSLRIRGLYLAVATLAAQFFVDWAFLRIPFFTNYSSSGNVSVPPLTAFGLPVQSALEKYLFVLILVVVFSLLAKNLVRGAIGRQWMAIRDMDVAASVIGIRPMYAKLTAFAVSSFIVGVAGALWGYIHLGSWEPLAFDLTRSFQLLFMVIIGGLGSIIGSFFGAAFIVLVPVALTNVPHMLGLSLSVDTAAHVEHMVFGALIVFFLIAEPHGLARLWSIGKEKLRIWPFPH, from the coding sequence ATGTTCTATCGCGAAAACGGCCAATTCAAGACCAGCTATCGCGCCGACCAGCAGATCTTCCCGATCCGCCAGGACCGCGTCTTCATCTGGCTGCTGCTGGCGGTGGCGTTCATCGCCATCCCGGCGCTGTCCAGCGACTACCTGCTGCGCGCCATCCTGATTCCGTTCCTGATCCTGTCGCTGGCCGCCGTCGGCCTGAACATCCTGGTGGGCTACTGCGGCCAGATCTCGCTGGGCACGGGCGCCTTCATGGCGGTGGGCGCGTATGCCGCCTGGAACTTCGGCGTGCGCTTCCCGGGCATGCCGCTGATCGTCCAGATCCTGCTGGGCGGGTGCTTTGCCACCATCGTCGGCGTCATCTTCGGCATTCCCAGCCTGCGCATCCGCGGCCTGTACCTGGCCGTGGCCACGCTGGCGGCGCAGTTCTTCGTCGACTGGGCGTTCCTGCGCATTCCGTTCTTCACCAACTACTCTTCGTCGGGCAACGTCTCGGTGCCGCCGCTGACCGCCTTCGGGCTGCCGGTGCAGAGCGCGCTGGAAAAGTACCTGTTCGTGCTGATCCTGGTGGTGGTCTTCAGCCTGCTGGCCAAGAACCTGGTGCGCGGCGCCATCGGCCGCCAGTGGATGGCGATCCGCGACATGGACGTGGCCGCCTCGGTCATCGGCATCCGCCCGATGTACGCCAAGCTCACCGCGTTCGCGGTCAGCTCGTTCATCGTCGGCGTGGCCGGCGCGCTGTGGGGCTACATCCACCTGGGCTCGTGGGAGCCGCTGGCCTTCGACCTGACGCGTTCGTTCCAGCTGCTGTTCATGGTCATCATTGGCGGCCTGGGCTCCATCATCGGCAGCTTCTTTGGCGCGGCCTTCATCGTGCTGGTGCCGGTGGCGCTGACCAACGTGCCGCACATGCTGGGCCTGTCGCTGTCGGTGGACACCGCCGCGCACGTCGAGCACATGGTGTTCGGCGCGCTGATCGTGTTCTTCCTGATCGCCGAGCCGCACGGGCTGGCGCGGTTGTGGAGCATCGGCAAGGAAAAGCTCCGCATCTGGCCCTTCCCCCACTAA
- a CDS encoding ABC transporter substrate-binding protein translates to MEMKRLNLKLAAALVAAAGAVGAVATPAMAAEEQFVPLLVYRTGSFAPLGIPWADGKLDYLKLVNERDGGVNGVKITYEECETAYATDRGVECYERLKGKGTGASGFDTQSTGITFAVSDKAMVDKVPVETMGYGLSQSVDGSVFEWNFPLLGTYWTAADVMIQDIAKKEGGMDKLKGKKIALVYHDSPYGKEPIPLLQKRAAKEGFELLLYPVTAPGVEQKSTWLQIRQARPAYVLLWSAGIMTPTAIREAQASGYPRDKMYAIWWAGSEGDVKDLGDVAKGYNAITIHNSGADHDKVYDDLKKYVYDKGQGSDKTGKTTLGTIAHTRGMMISMLQVEAIRTAQEKFGKGKALTPDQVRWGFENLNLTQERLNQLGFGQIMRPVKTSCSNHKGDDWARIVQWDGAKFKVVSDWYQADKALLDPMVKEAAAKYAKEKNITPRTCEN, encoded by the coding sequence ATGGAGATGAAGCGTCTTAACCTGAAGTTGGCTGCAGCCTTGGTGGCCGCAGCCGGCGCCGTGGGCGCCGTGGCCACGCCGGCAATGGCGGCGGAAGAGCAGTTCGTTCCGTTGCTGGTGTACCGGACTGGGTCGTTCGCGCCGCTGGGCATTCCCTGGGCCGACGGCAAGCTGGACTACCTGAAGCTGGTCAACGAACGCGACGGCGGTGTCAACGGCGTCAAGATCACCTACGAGGAATGCGAAACCGCCTACGCCACCGACCGCGGCGTCGAGTGCTACGAACGCCTGAAGGGCAAGGGCACCGGCGCCTCGGGCTTCGACACGCAATCGACCGGCATCACCTTCGCGGTCAGCGACAAGGCCATGGTGGACAAGGTGCCGGTCGAGACGATGGGCTACGGCCTGTCGCAATCGGTCGACGGCAGCGTGTTCGAGTGGAACTTCCCGCTGCTGGGCACCTACTGGACCGCCGCCGACGTGATGATCCAGGACATCGCCAAGAAAGAAGGCGGCATGGACAAGCTCAAGGGCAAGAAGATCGCCCTGGTCTACCACGACTCGCCCTACGGCAAGGAACCGATCCCGCTGCTGCAGAAGCGCGCCGCCAAGGAAGGCTTCGAGCTGCTGCTGTATCCGGTGACCGCCCCCGGCGTGGAACAGAAGTCCACCTGGCTGCAGATCCGCCAGGCGCGCCCGGCCTATGTGCTGCTGTGGAGCGCGGGCATCATGACGCCCACCGCCATCCGCGAAGCCCAGGCCAGCGGCTACCCGCGCGACAAGATGTACGCGATCTGGTGGGCCGGCTCCGAAGGCGACGTCAAGGACCTGGGCGATGTCGCCAAGGGCTACAACGCCATCACCATCCACAACAGCGGCGCCGACCACGACAAGGTCTATGACGATCTGAAGAAGTACGTCTACGACAAGGGCCAGGGTTCGGACAAGACGGGCAAGACCACGCTCGGCACCATCGCCCACACCCGCGGCATGATGATCTCGATGCTGCAGGTCGAAGCGATCCGCACCGCGCAGGAGAAGTTCGGCAAGGGCAAGGCGCTCACGCCCGACCAGGTGCGCTGGGGCTTCGAGAACCTGAACCTGACGCAGGAACGCCTGAACCAGCTCGGCTTCGGCCAGATCATGCGTCCGGTCAAGACCTCTTGCAGCAACCACAAGGGTGACGACTGGGCCCGCATCGTGCAGTGGGACGGCGCCAAGTTCAAGGTCGTCTCGGACTGGTACCAGGCCGACAAGGCCCTGCTGGACCCGATGGTGAAGGAAGCCGCGGCGAAGTACGCCAAGGAAAAGAACATCACGCCCCGCACTTGCGAGAACTGA
- a CDS encoding ABC transporter ATP-binding protein, with the protein MTAATTTATTADTPKVLLDVNGIEVIYNHVILVLKGVSLQVPEGKIVALLGANGAGKTTTLRAISNLLKGERGDVTKGHIQYRDQRIEKLSPAELVKRGVVQVMEGRHCFAHLTIEENLLTGAYTRDLGRGDTSAALDRVYQYFPRLKQRRSSQAGYTSGGEQQMTAIGRALMANPNMILLDEPSMGLAPQIVEEIFEIVRDLNQRERVSFLLAEQNTNIALRYADYGYILENGRVMMDGAAQDLAQNEDVKEFYLGISSGERKSFRDNKFYRRRKRWLA; encoded by the coding sequence ATGACCGCAGCAACCACTACCGCTACTACCGCCGACACCCCCAAGGTGCTGCTCGATGTGAACGGCATCGAGGTGATCTACAACCACGTCATCCTGGTGCTCAAAGGCGTGTCCCTGCAGGTGCCGGAAGGCAAGATCGTGGCCCTGCTGGGCGCCAACGGCGCCGGCAAGACCACCACGTTGCGCGCCATCTCGAACCTGCTCAAGGGCGAGCGCGGCGACGTCACCAAGGGCCACATCCAGTACCGCGACCAGCGCATCGAAAAGCTGTCGCCGGCCGAACTGGTCAAGCGCGGCGTGGTTCAGGTGATGGAGGGCCGCCATTGCTTCGCCCACCTCACCATCGAAGAGAACCTGCTGACGGGCGCCTACACCCGCGACCTCGGCCGCGGCGACACCAGCGCGGCGCTGGACCGCGTCTACCAGTATTTCCCGCGCCTGAAGCAGCGCCGATCCAGCCAGGCCGGCTACACCTCGGGCGGCGAACAACAGATGACCGCCATCGGCCGCGCGTTGATGGCCAACCCCAACATGATCCTGCTGGACGAGCCGTCCATGGGACTGGCGCCGCAGATCGTCGAGGAGATCTTCGAGATCGTGCGCGACCTGAACCAGCGCGAGCGCGTCAGCTTCCTGCTGGCCGAACAGAACACCAACATCGCGCTGCGCTACGCCGACTACGGCTACATCCTGGAGAACGGCCGCGTGATGATGGACGGCGCGGCGCAGGACCTGGCCCAGAACGAGGACGTGAAAGAGTTCTACCTGGGCATTTCCAGCGGCGAGCGCAAGAGTTTCCGCGACAACAAGTTCTACCGCCGCCGCAAACGCTGGCTGGCCTGA
- a CDS encoding phenylacetate--CoA ligase family protein, with product MSEFFDVLETRAPEQRERDLMAALPGAIARAIARAPAIAEQLRGIDPATVTSRAALARLPVLRKHELLERQQHCREQAAQPAGPQKAFGGFSAIGWGEAMRVFASPGPIYEPESARADYWRFARALYAAGFRAGELAYNCFSYHFTPAGSMMETAAHAVGCTVFPGGTGQTEQQVRAIQDLAPSGYTGTPSFLKIILEKADELGVKLDSLRRALVSGEAFPPSLRDWLAARGIEGYQAYGSADLGMIAFETPARQGLVLGEDIIVEIVRPGTGEPVPDGEVGEVVVTTLNPDYPLVRFGTGDLSAVMPGISPCGRTNTRIKGWMGRADQTTKVRGMFVHPSQVADVVRRHPEILRARLVISGTTGSDKMVLRVESRVRGEDLGARIAESVRDVTKLRSDVEWAEAGSLPNDGKVIDDIRTYE from the coding sequence ATGTCCGAGTTTTTCGATGTCCTGGAAACCCGAGCGCCCGAGCAACGCGAGCGCGACCTGATGGCGGCCCTGCCCGGCGCCATCGCCCGCGCCATCGCCCGCGCGCCGGCCATTGCCGAGCAGCTGCGCGGCATCGACCCCGCCACGGTCACCTCGCGCGCCGCGCTGGCGCGCCTGCCGGTGCTGCGCAAGCACGAGCTGCTGGAACGCCAGCAGCACTGCCGCGAACAGGCCGCGCAACCGGCCGGACCGCAAAAGGCCTTCGGCGGCTTCTCGGCCATCGGCTGGGGCGAAGCCATGCGCGTGTTCGCCTCGCCCGGCCCGATCTACGAACCCGAAAGCGCCCGCGCCGACTACTGGCGCTTTGCCCGCGCGCTGTACGCCGCGGGCTTTCGCGCCGGCGAGCTGGCCTACAACTGCTTCTCCTACCACTTCACGCCGGCCGGCTCGATGATGGAAACCGCCGCCCATGCCGTCGGCTGCACCGTGTTTCCTGGCGGCACGGGCCAGACCGAACAGCAGGTGCGCGCCATCCAGGACCTGGCGCCCAGCGGCTACACCGGCACCCCCAGCTTCCTGAAGATCATCCTGGAAAAGGCCGACGAGCTCGGCGTGAAACTGGATTCGCTGCGCCGCGCCCTGGTGTCCGGCGAAGCCTTCCCGCCGTCGCTGCGCGACTGGCTGGCCGCGCGCGGCATCGAGGGCTACCAGGCCTACGGCAGCGCCGACCTGGGCATGATCGCTTTCGAGACGCCGGCGCGCCAGGGCCTGGTGCTGGGCGAGGACATCATCGTCGAGATCGTGCGCCCCGGCACCGGCGAACCGGTGCCCGATGGCGAAGTGGGCGAAGTCGTGGTCACCACGCTGAACCCCGACTACCCGCTGGTGCGCTTCGGCACCGGCGACCTGTCGGCGGTGATGCCGGGCATCTCGCCCTGCGGCCGCACCAACACCCGCATCAAGGGCTGGATGGGACGCGCCGACCAGACGACGAAGGTGCGCGGCATGTTCGTGCATCCCTCGCAGGTGGCCGACGTGGTGCGCCGCCATCCGGAAATCCTGCGGGCACGCCTGGTGATCAGCGGCACCACCGGTTCGGACAAGATGGTGCTGCGCGTGGAATCACGCGTGCGCGGCGAAGACCTGGGCGCCCGCATCGCCGAATCGGTGCGCGACGTGACCAAGCTGCGCAGCGACGTCGAATGGGCCGAGGCCGGCTCCCTGCCAAACGACGGCAAGGTCATCGACGACATCCGCACCTACGAATAA
- a CDS encoding FAD/NAD(P)-binding oxidoreductase, which produces MQTAAQAQRDFDVVVVGGGSAGIGVTASLLRRRPDLRIAVIEPSDKHYYQPAWTLVGGGAFDVAKTVRPTRAVMPGRATWLQAAAAGFEPEANQVRLADGSAVSYQQLIVCPGLRLAWDKVEGLSETLGRNGVSSNYRFDLAPYTWELVRGLKGGKALFTQPAMPIKCAGAPQKAMYLACDHWRRSGVLDRIDVEFDLAGAVLFGVPTFVPPLMRYVESYGISLAFNSALVAVDGPARKAWFDVKDAEGAVTRVEKSFDMLHAVPPQVPHEFLRHSALADAAGWCEVDPATLRHVRYDNIFGLGDGISTTNAKTAAAARKQIVTVAENLLAVREGHALPVTYDGYGSCPLTVERGRIVLAEFGYGGKLLPTFPLDPTVPRKSAWFLKATMLPWIYWNGMLKGREWLARPLGN; this is translated from the coding sequence ATGCAGACGGCAGCACAGGCGCAGCGCGATTTCGATGTGGTGGTGGTCGGGGGCGGTTCAGCGGGCATCGGCGTGACCGCCAGCCTGCTGCGGCGGCGCCCGGACCTGCGCATCGCGGTCATCGAGCCCAGCGACAAGCACTACTATCAGCCGGCCTGGACGCTGGTCGGCGGTGGCGCGTTCGATGTGGCCAAGACCGTGCGGCCGACAAGGGCGGTGATGCCGGGCCGCGCTACCTGGCTGCAGGCCGCGGCGGCCGGTTTCGAACCCGAGGCCAATCAGGTCCGGCTGGCGGATGGAAGCGCCGTCAGCTATCAGCAATTGATCGTGTGTCCGGGCCTGCGCCTGGCCTGGGACAAGGTCGAGGGCCTGTCGGAAACGCTGGGCCGCAATGGCGTCAGTTCCAACTACCGCTTCGACCTGGCGCCCTACACCTGGGAACTGGTGCGCGGCCTGAAAGGCGGCAAGGCGCTGTTCACGCAGCCGGCCATGCCGATCAAGTGCGCCGGCGCGCCGCAGAAGGCGATGTACCTGGCGTGCGACCACTGGCGCCGCAGCGGCGTGCTGGATCGCATCGATGTCGAATTCGACCTGGCCGGCGCGGTGCTGTTCGGCGTGCCGACCTTCGTGCCGCCGCTGATGCGCTATGTGGAAAGCTACGGCATTTCGCTGGCGTTCAATTCGGCGCTGGTGGCGGTGGACGGCCCGGCGCGCAAGGCCTGGTTCGACGTCAAGGACGCCGAGGGGGCGGTGACCCGTGTCGAGAAGTCATTCGACATGCTGCACGCGGTGCCGCCGCAGGTGCCGCACGAATTTCTGCGCCACAGCGCGCTGGCGGATGCGGCGGGCTGGTGCGAGGTCGACCCGGCCACGCTGCGCCATGTGCGCTACGACAATATCTTCGGGCTGGGCGATGGCATCAGCACCACCAACGCCAAGACCGCGGCGGCGGCGCGCAAGCAGATCGTCACGGTGGCCGAGAACCTGCTGGCGGTGCGCGAAGGGCATGCGCTGCCGGTCACGTACGACGGCTACGGCTCGTGCCCGCTGACGGTCGAGCGCGGCCGCATCGTGCTGGCCGAGTTCGGCTATGGCGGCAAGCTGCTGCCCACGTTCCCGCTGGACCCGACCGTGCCGCGCAAGAGCGCCTGGTTCCTGAAGGCGACGATGCTGCCGTGGATCTACTGGAACGGCATGCTCAAGGGCCGCGAGTGGCTGGCCCGCCCGCTGGGCAATTGA
- a CDS encoding YeeE/YedE family protein — translation MVALFAFLSGLVFGLGLLVSGMANPAKVLGFLDLAGSWDPSLALVMGGALAVTAAGFAWLRRRRASLSGEPLHWPTATRIDPRLAFGSLAFGAGWGLAGFCPGPALVAAAAGVPEALIFVAAMVAGMALYSAIQYMTNRPPRTGR, via the coding sequence ATGGTGGCCTTGTTCGCGTTTCTCTCGGGATTGGTGTTCGGGCTGGGATTGCTCGTTTCCGGCATGGCCAATCCCGCCAAGGTGTTGGGCTTCCTGGACCTGGCGGGAAGCTGGGACCCTTCGCTGGCGTTGGTGATGGGCGGTGCGCTGGCCGTGACGGCAGCGGGCTTTGCCTGGTTGCGCCGTCGTCGTGCCAGCCTGTCCGGCGAGCCGCTGCATTGGCCCACGGCCACGCGTATCGATCCGCGGCTGGCGTTCGGCAGCCTGGCGTTCGGCGCGGGCTGGGGGCTGGCGGGTTTCTGCCCCGGCCCGGCGCTGGTGGCGGCGGCGGCCGGCGTGCCGGAGGCCCTGATCTTCGTGGCGGCCATGGTGGCCGGCATGGCGCTGTACTCGGCAATTCAATACATGACGAACCGGCCACCCCGGACCGGTCGATAG
- a CDS encoding YeeE/YedE family protein codes for MIDLSAFTPASALAGGVVIGVAAVLMMLGAGRIAGISGILGGLLPPDRNAGWRLAFLLGLCLSPWLYRLGSALPPIVVEAGNARLIAAGLLVGIGTRYASGCTSGHGVCGLARGSRRSLAATALFMAAGFATVYVARHLMGG; via the coding sequence ATGATCGACCTGTCCGCCTTTACTCCCGCAAGCGCGCTTGCCGGCGGCGTGGTCATTGGCGTGGCCGCCGTTCTCATGATGCTGGGCGCGGGCCGCATCGCAGGCATCAGCGGCATCCTCGGCGGGCTGTTGCCGCCTGATCGAAATGCCGGCTGGCGCCTGGCGTTCCTGCTGGGCCTGTGCCTGTCGCCCTGGCTGTATCGGTTGGGCAGCGCGCTGCCGCCGATCGTGGTGGAGGCGGGCAATGCGCGGCTGATCGCGGCTGGCCTGTTGGTCGGCATCGGCACGCGTTACGCGTCGGGGTGCACCAGCGGCCACGGCGTCTGCGGGCTGGCGCGCGGCTCGCGCCGTTCCCTGGCGGCGACGGCGCTCTTCATGGCGGCGGGGTTTGCCACCGTGTATGTCGCGCGGCACCTGATGGGAGGCTGA